Proteins encoded in a region of the Procambarus clarkii isolate CNS0578487 chromosome 42, FALCON_Pclarkii_2.0, whole genome shotgun sequence genome:
- the LOC138373478 gene encoding golgin subfamily A member 6-like protein 22, which translates to MVRATDNKIRAADNNILPTDNKIRATDNMIRAIDNKIRATDKTMCATDKCATDNKIRVTDNKIRATDNKIRPTDNKIRATDNMIRATDKMIHASDNMIHATDNMICATDHKIRANDNMIRATDKMIHASDNIIHATVNMIHDTDNKIRNMIHATDNMVRATDKKIRASDNKIRATDNMIRAIDNGIRATEKTICATDKCATDNKIRATDYKIRPTDNKIRATDNVIRATDKRSTDSKICATDNRIHATDNKKRATDNKIHATDNKIRGTGNKIRATENRICADYNKIRASDNKIHATDNKTRATYKKIRGTNIKIRATDNKIRATDNKIRATDNKIRATDNKIQANDNKIHATDNKIHATDNKVHATDNKIRATDNSIRGTDNKIHATNNKIHTPDNKIRATDNKIVPLTS; encoded by the exons atggtacgtgctactgacaacaagatacgtgctgcTGATAACAACATacttcccactgacaacaagatacgtgccactgacaacatgatacgtgccattgacaacaagatacgtgccactgacaaaacgATGTGTGCCACTGAcaaatgtgccactgacaacaagatacgtgtcactgacaacaagatacgtgccactgacaacaagatacgtccaACTGACAATAAGATACGTgcaactgacaacatgatacgtgccacagacaaaatgatacatgccagtgacaacatgatacatgccactgacaacatgatatgtgccactgaccacAAGATACGTGCaaatgacaacatgatacgtgctacagacaaaatgatacatgccagtGACAACATCATACATGCCACTGTCAACATGATACAtgacactgacaacaagatac gcaacatgatacatgccactgacaatatgGTACGTGCTACTGACAAAAAGATACGTGCttctgataacaagatacgtgccactgacaacatgatacgtgccattgacaacgggatacgtgccactgagaaaacgatatgtgccactgacaaatgtgccactgacaacaagatacgtgccacagacTACAAAATACGTCCAACTGACAACAAGATTCGTGCAACTGACAacgtgatacgtgccactgacaaacgttccactgatagcaagatatgtgccactgacaacaggatacatgccactgacaacaagaaacgggccactgataacaagatacatgccactgataacaagatacgtggcACTGGTAACAAAATACGTGCAACTGAAAACAGGATATGTGCTGAttataacaagatacgtgccagtgacaacaagatacatgccactgataacaagacacGTGCCACTTACAAAAAGATACGTGGCACTAACATCAAGATACGTgcaactgataacaagatacgtgccactgataacaagatacgtgccactgataacaagatacgtgccactgacaacaagatacaagcCAATGACAACAAGattcatgccactgacaacaagatacatgccactgacaacaaggtacatgccactgacaacaagatacgtgcaacTGACAACAGCATACGtggcactgacaacaagatacatgccactaacaacaagatacatacccctgacaacaagatacgtgccactgataacaagatagtGCCACTGACATcatga
- the LOC138373473 gene encoding golgin subfamily A member 6-like protein 22 — protein sequence MVRATDNKIRAADNNILPTDNKIRATDNMIRAIDNKILATDKTMCATDKCATDNKIRVTDNKIRATDNKIRPTDNKIRATDNMIRSTDKMIHASDNMIHATDNMICATDHKIRANDNMIRATDKMIHASDNIIHATVNMIHDTDNKIRATDNMIHATDNMIHATENMIHPTDNKISATDNMIHATDYKIRATDNMIRIRATEKTICATDKCATDNKIRVAENKIRPTDNMICATDKSAIDNMIRATDNKICATVNKILATDNTIRPTDNMIRATDNMIHATDKRANDNKIRATDNRIHAKDKMTHATGNMIHATDNMIRATDNKICVTENMIRATDKKIRASDNKIRATDNMIRAIDNRIRATEKTICATDKCATDNKIRATDYKIRPTDNKIRATDNVIRATDKRATDSKICATDNRIHATDNKKRATDNKIHATDNKIRGTGNKIRATENRICADYNKIRASDNKIHATDNKTRATYKKIRGTNIKIRATDNKIRATDNKIRATDNKIP from the exons atggtacgtgctactgacaacaagatacgtgctgcTGATAACAACATacttcccactgacaacaagatacgtgccactgacaacatgatacgtgccattgacaacaagaTACTTGCCACTGACAAAACGATGTGTGCCACTGAcaaatgtgccactgacaacaagatacgtgtcactgacaacaagatacgtgccactgacaacaagatacgtccaACTGACAATAAGATACGTgcaactgacaacatgatacgttccacagacaaaatgatacatgccagtgacaacatgatacatgccactgacaacatgatatgtgccactgaccacAAGATACGTGCaaatgacaacatgatacgtgctacagacaaaatgatacatgccagtGACAACATCATACATGCCACTGTCAACATGATACAtgacactgacaacaagatacgtgccactgacaacatgatacatgccactgacaacatgatacatgccactgaaaaCATGATACATCCCACTGACAATAAGAtaagtgccactgacaacatgatacatgccactgactacaagatacgtgccactgacaacatgatacgt atacgtgccactgagaaaacgatatgtgccactgacaaatgtgccactgacaacaagatacgtgtcgcTGAAAACAagatacgtcccactgacaacatgatatgtgccactgacaaaagtgccattgataacatgatacgtgccactgacaacaagatatgtgccactgtcAACAAGATACTTGCCACTGACAACacgatacgtcccactgacaacatgatacgtgccactgacaacatgatacatgccactgacaaacgtgccaatgataacaagatacgtgccactgacaacaggatacatgcTAAAGACAAAATGACACATGCCACaggcaacatgatacatgccactgacaatatgatacgtgctactgacaacaagatatgtgTCACTGAAAACATGATACGTGCTACTGACAAAAAGATACGTGCttctgataacaagatacgtgccactgacaacatgatacgtgccattgacaacaggatacgtgccactgagaaaacgatatgtgccactgacaaatgtgccactgacaacaagatacgtgccacagacTACAAAATACGTCCAACTGACAACAAGATTCGTGCAACTGACAacgtgatacgtgccactgacaaacgtgccactgatagcaagatatgtgccactgacaacaggatacatgccactgacaacaagaaacgggccactgataacaagatacatgccactgataacaagatacgtggcACTGGTAACAAAATACGTGCAACTGAAAACAGGATATGTGCTGAttataacaagatacgtgccagtgacaacaagatacatgccactgataacaagacacGTGCCACTTACAAAAAGATACGTGGCACTAACATCAAGATACGTgcaactgataacaagatacgtgccactgataacaagatacgtgccactgataacaagatac catga
- the LOC138373474 gene encoding golgin subfamily A member 6-like protein 22: protein MIRATDNKICATENMVRATDNKIRAADNKVLPTDNKIRATDNMIRAIDNKIRATEKTICATDKCATDNKIRVAENKIRPTDNMICATDKSATDNMIRNMIHATDNMIRATDNKIRVTENMIRATDKKIRVSDNKIRATDNMIRAIDNRIHYKIRPTDNKIRATDNVIRATDSKICATDNRIHATDNKKRATDNKIHATDNKLRDTGNKIRATENRICADYNKIRASDNKIHATDNKTRATYKKIRGTNIKIRATDNKIRATDNKIRATDNKIHKMIHASDNMIHATDNKIHATENKIHPTDKKIRASDNMIRATDNKIHATDNMIRATDNKIHVTDNKIRASDNKIRATDNKIRPTNNKKRATENMIRAIKKRATDSKICATENRIHMCH, encoded by the exons atgatacgtgccactgacaacaagatatgtgccactgaaaacatggtacgtgctactgacaacaagatacgtgctgcTGATAACAAAGTacttcccactgacaacaagatacgtgccactgacaacatgatacgtgccattgacaacaagatacgtgccactgagaaaacgatatgtgccactgacaaatgtgccactgacaacaagatacgtgtcgcTGAAAACAagatacgtcccactgacaacatgatatgtgccactgacaaaagtgccactgataacatgatac gcaacatgatacatgccactgacaatatgatacgtgctactgacaacaagatacgtgtcactgaAAACATGATACGTGCTACTGACAAAAAGATACGTGTctctgataacaagatacgtgccactgacaacatgatacgtgccattgacaacaggatac acTACAAAATACGTccaactgacaacaagatacgtgcaactgacaacgtgatacgtgccactgatagcaagatatgtgccactgacaacaggatacatgccactgacaacaagaaacgggccactgataacaagatacatgccactgataacaagttACGTGACACTGGTAACAAAATACGTGCAACTGAAAACAGGATATGTGCTGAttataacaagatacgtgccagtgacaacaagatacatgccactgataacaagacacGTGCCACTTACAAAAAGATACGTGGCACTAACATCAAGATACGTgcaactgataacaagatacgtgccactgataacaagatacgtgccactgataacaagatac acaaaatgatacatgccagtgacaacatgatacatgccactgacaacaagatacatgccactgaaaaCAAGATACATCCCACTGACAAGAAGATACGTGcctctgacaacatgatacgtgccactgacaacaagatacatgccactgacaacatgatacgtgccactgacaacaagatacatgtcactgacaacaagattcgtgcatctgacaacaagatacgtgccactgacaacaagatacgtcccaCAAACAACAAAAAACGTGCCACGgaaaacatgatacgtgccattaaaaaacgtgccactgatagcaagatctgtgccacagaaaacaggatac atatgtgccactga
- the LOC138373472 gene encoding golgin subfamily A member 6-like protein 22 codes for MIRATDNKIRATENMISANETRATDSKICATENRIRATDNRIPATDIMIRAADKNATDNMIRATDNKIRGNETKIRATDNTIRPTDKKIRATDNMIHNKIRATDNMIRATDKRATDNKIRVTDNKIRATDNKIRATDNKIRPNNNKIRATENMIHICAIDNKIRATNNTIRPTDNKIRATDNMIHATDKRANDNKIRATYNRIHNKDKMIHATDNMIHATDNMVRATDNKIRATDNKIHATDNMIRSTDTMTRATDNKIHATDKMIRANDNNICATDNRIRATENLIRAIDNMIRATDNLIHATDNLLRSRTT; via the exons atgatacgtgccactgacaacaagatacgtgccactgaaaacatgataagTGCCAATGAAACACGTGCCACTGATAGCAAGATATGTGCCACagaaaacaggatacgtgccactgacaacaggatacctgCAACTGATATCATGATACGTGCCGCTGACAAAaatgccactgataacatgatacgtgccactgacaacaagattcgtGGCAATGAAAccaagatacgtgccaccgacaacacgatacgtcccactgacaagaagatacgtgccactgacaacatgatac acaacaagatacgtgccactgacaatatgatacgtgccactgacaaacgtgccactgacaacaagatacgtgtcactgacaacaagattcgtgccactgacaacaagatacgtgccaccgacaacaagatacgtcccaATAACAACAAaatacgtgccactgaaaacatgatACAT ATATGTGCtattgacaacaagatacgtgccaccaacaacacgatacgtcccactgacaacaagatacgtgccactgacaacatgatacatgccactgacaaacgtgccaatgataacaagatacgtgccacttacAACAGGATACATAACaaagacaaaatgatacatgccacagacaacatgatacatgccacagacaatatggtacgtgccactgacaacaagatacgtgccactgataacaagatacatgccacagacaacatgatacgtTCCACTGACACCATgacacgtgccactgacaacaagatacatgccactgacaaaatGATACGTGCCAATGACAACaatatatgtgccactgacaacaggatacgtgccacagaaaacctgatacgtgccattgacaacatgatacgtgccactgacaacctgaTACATGCTACTGACAACCTGTTACGTTCCCGTacaacctga
- the LOC138373475 gene encoding golgin subfamily A member 6-like protein 22 produces the protein MVRATDNKIRAADNNILPTDNKIRATDNMIRAIDNKIRATDKTMCATDKCATDNKIRVTDNKIRATDNKIRPTDNKIRATDNMIRATDKMIHASDNMIHATDNMICATDHKIRANDNMIRATDKMIHASDNIIHATVNMIHDTDNKIRNMIHATDNMVRATDKKIRASDNKIRATDNMIRAIDNRIRATEKTICATDKCATDNKIRATDYKIRPTDNKIRATDNVIRATDKRSTDSKICATDNRIHATDNKKRATDNKIHATDNKIRGTGNKIRATENRICADYNKIRASDNKIHATDNKTRATYKKIRGTNIKIRATDNKIRATDNKIRATDNKIHNKIRSTDTMTHTTDKIHTTDKMIRANDNKIRATDNRICATENLIRATDNMIRATDNLIHATDNLLRALTT, from the exons atggtacgtgctactgacaacaagatacgtgctgcTGATAACAACATacttcccactgacaacaagatacgtgccactgacaacatgatacgtgccattgacaacaagatacgtgccactgacaaaacgATGTGTGCCACTGAcaaatgtgccactgacaacaagatacgtgtcactgacaacaagatacgtgccactgacaacaagatacgtccaACTGACAATAAGATACGTgcaactgacaacatgatacgtgccacagacaaaatgatacatgccagtgacaacatgatacatgccactgacaacatgatatgtgccactgaccacAAGATACGTGCaaatgacaacatgatacgtgctacagacaaaatgatacatgccagtGACAACATCATACATGCCACTGTCAACATGATACAtgacactgacaacaagatac gcaacatgatacatgccactgacaatatgGTACGTGCTACTGACAAAAAGATACGTGCttctgataacaagatacgtgccactgacaacatgatacgtgccattgacaacaggatacgtgccactgagaaaacgatatgtgccactgacaaatgtgccactgacaacaagatacgtgccacagacTACAAAATACGTCCAACTGACAACAAGATTCGTGCAACTGACAacgtgatacgtgccactgacaaacgttccactgatagcaagatatgtgccactgacaacaggatacatgccactgacaacaagaaacgggccactgataacaagatacatgccactgataacaagatacgtggcACTGGTAACAAAATACGTGCAACTGAAAACAGGATATGTGCTGAttataacaagatacgtgccagtgacaacaagatacatgccactgataacaagacacGTGCCACTTACAAAAAGATACGTGGCACTAACATCAAGATACGTgcaactgataacaagatacgtgccactgataacaagatacgtgccactgataacaagatac acaacaAAATACGTTCCACTGACACTATGACACATACCACTGACAAGATACATACCACTGACAAAATGATACGTGCcaatgacaacaagatacgtgccactgacaacaggatatgtgccactgaaaacctgatacgtgccactgacaacatgatacgtgccactgacaacctgaTACATGCTACAGACAACCTGTTACGTGCCCTTacaacctga
- the LOC138373477 gene encoding golgin subfamily A member 6-like protein 22, with the protein MIRATDNKICATENMVRATDNKIRAADNKVLPTDNKIRATDNMIRAIDNKIRATEKTICATDKCATDNKIRVAENKIRPTDNMICATDKSATDNMIRNMIHATDNMIRATDNKIRVTENMIRATDKKIRVSDNKIRATDNMIRAIDNRIHYKIRPTDNKIRATDNVIRATDSKICATDNRIHATDNKKRATDNKIHATDNKLRGTGNKIRATENRICADYNKIRASDNKIHATDNKTRATYKKIRGTNIKIRATDNKIRATDNKIRATDNKIRATDNKIQATDNKIRATENKIPATDNKIRATDNKIRATDN; encoded by the exons atgatacgtgccactgacaacaagatatgtgccactgaaaacatggtacgtgctactgacaacaagatacgtgctgcTGATAACAAAGTacttcccactgacaacaagatacgtgccactgacaacatgatacgtgccattgacaacaagatacgtgccactgagaaaacgatatgtgccactgacaaatgtgccactgacaacaagatacgtgtcgcTGAAAACAagatacgtcccactgacaacatgatatgtgccactgacaaaagtgccactgataacatgatac gcaacatgatacatgccactgacaatatgatacgtgctactgacaacaagatacgtgtcactgaAAACATGATACGTGCTACTGACAAAAAGATACGTGTctctgataacaagatacgtgccactgacaacatgatacgtgccattgacaacaggatac acTACAAAATACGTccaactgacaacaagatacgtgcaactgacaacgtgatacgtgccactgatagcaagatatgtgccactgacaacaggatacatgccactgacaacaagaaacgggccactgataacaagatacatgccactgataacaagttACGTGGCACTGGTAACAAAATACGTGCAACTGAAAACAGGATATGTGCTGAttataacaagatacgtgccagtgacaacaagatacatgccactgataacaagacacGTGCCACTTACAAAAAGATACGTGGCACTAACATCAAGATACGTgcaactgataacaagatacgtgccactgataacaagatacgtgccactgataacaagatacgtgccactgacaacaagatacaagccactgacaacaagatacgtgccactgagaaCAAGATacctgccactgacaacaagatacgtgccactgacaacaagatacgtgccactgacaattag
- the LOC138373476 gene encoding golgin subfamily A member 6-like protein 22: protein MIRATDNKICATENMVRATDNKIRAADNNILPTDNKIRATDNMIRAIDNKIRATDKTMCATDKCATDNKIRVTDNKIRATDNKIRPTDNKIRATDNMIRSTDKMIHASDNMIHATDNMICATDHKIRANDNMIRATDKMIHASDNIIHATVNMIHDTDNKIRATDNMIHATDNMIHATENMIHPTDNKISATDNMIHATDYKIRATDNMIRIRATEKTICATDKCATDNKIRVAENKIRPTDNMICATDKSAIDNMIRATDNKICATVNKILATDNTIRPTDNMIRATDNMIHATDKRANDNKIRATDNRIHAKDKMTHATGNMIHATDNMIRATDNKICVTENMIRATDKKIRASDNKIRATDNMIRAIDNRIRATEKTICATDKCATDNKIRATDYKIRPTDNKIRATDNVIRATDKRATDSKICATDNRIHATDNKKRATDNKIHATDNKIRGTGNKIRATENRICADYNKIRASDNKIHATDNKTRATYKKIRGTNIKIRATDNKIRATDNKIRATDNKIHKMIHARDNMIHDTDNKINATENKIHPTDKKIRASDNMIRATDNKIHATDNMIRATDNKIHVTDNKIRAPDNKIRATDNKIRPTNNKKRATENMIRAIKKRATDSKICATENRIHNMIHATDNMIRATDNKICATENMVRATDNKIRAADNNILPTDNKIRATDNMIRAIDNKIRATDKTMCATEKCATDNKIRVTDNKIRATDNKIRPTDNKIRATDNMIRATDKMIHASDNMIHATDNMICATDHKIRANDNMIRATDNKIHATDNMIRATDNKIHVTDNKIRATDNKIRATDNKIRPTNNKKRATENMIRAIKKRATDSKICATENRIHMCH, encoded by the exons atgatacgtgctactgacaacaagatatgtgccactgaaaacatggtacgtgctactgacaacaagatacgtgctgcTGATAACAACATacttcccactgacaacaagatacgtgccactgacaacatgatacgtgccattgacaacaagatacgtgccactgacaaaacgATGTGTGCCACTGAcaaatgtgccactgacaacaagatacgtgtcactgacaacaagatacgtgccactgacaacaagatacgtccaACTGACAATAAGATACGTgcaactgacaacatgatacgttccacagacaaaatgatacatgccagtgacaacatgatacatgccactgacaacatgatatgtgccactgaccacAAGATACGTGCaaatgacaacatgatacgtgctacagacaaaatgatacatgccagtGACAACATCATACATGCCACTGTCAACATGATACAtgacactgacaacaagatacgtgccactgacaacatgatacatgccactgacaacatgatacatgccactgaaaaCATGATACATCCCACTGACAATAAGAtaagtgccactgacaacatgatacatgccactgactacaagatacgtgccactgacaacatgatacgt atacgtgccactgagaaaacgatatgtgccactgacaaatgtgccactgacaacaagatacgtgtcgcTGAAAACAagatacgtcccactgacaacatgatatgtgccactgacaaaagtgccattgataacatgatacgtgccactgacaacaagatatgtgccactgtcAACAAGATACTTGCCACTGACAACacgatacgtcccactgacaacatgatacgtgccactgacaacatgatacatgccactgacaaacgtgccaatgataacaagatacgtgccactgacaacaggatacatgcTAAAGACAAAATGACACATGCCACaggcaacatgatacatgccactgacaatatgatacgtgctactgacaacaagatatgtgTCACTGAAAACATGATACGTGCTACTGACAAAAAGATACGTGCttctgataacaagatacgtgccactgacaacatgatacgtgccattgacaacaggatacgtgccactgagaaaacgatatgtgccactgacaaatgtgccactgacaacaagatacgtgccacagacTACAAAATACGTCCAACTGACAACAAGATTCGTGCAACTGACAacgtgatacgtgccactgacaaacgtgccactgatagcaagatatgtgccactgacaacaggatacatgccactgacaacaagaaacgggccactgataacaagatacatgccactgataacaagatacgtggcACTGGTAACAAAATACGTGCAACTGAAAACAGGATATGTGCTGAttataacaagatacgtgccagtgacaacaagatacatgccactgataacaagacacGTGCCACTTACAAAAAGATACGTGGCACTAACATCAAGATACGTgcaactgataacaagatacgtgccactgataacaagatacgtgccactgataacaagatac acaaaatgatacatgccagagacaacatgatacatgacactgacaacaagataaatGCCACTGAAAACAAGATACATCCCACTGACAAGAAGATACGTGcctctgacaacatgatacgtgccactgacaacaagatacatgccactgacaacatgatacgtgccactgacaacaagatacatgtcactgacaacaagattcgtgcacctgacaacaagatacgtgccactgacaacaagatacgtcccaCAAACAACAAAAAACGTGCCACGgaaaacatgatacgtgccattaaaaaacgtgccactgatagcaagatctgtgccacagaaaacaggatac acaacatgatacatgccactgacaatatgatacgtgctactgacaacaagatatgtgccactgaaaacatgGTTCGTgctactgacaacaagatacgtgctgcTGATAACAACATacttcccactgacaacaagatacgtgccactgacaacatgatacgtgccattgacaacaagatacgtgccactgacaaaacgATGTGTGCCACTGAaaaatgtgccactgacaacaagatacgtgtcactgacaacaagatacgtgccactgacaacaagatacgtccaACTGACAATAAGATACGTgcaactgacaacatgatacgtgccacagacaaaatgatacatgccagtgacaacatgatacatgccactgacaacatgatatgtgccactgaccacAAGATACGTGCaaatgacaacatgatacgtgccactgacaacaagatacatgccactgacaacatgatacgtgccactgacaacaagatacatgtcactgacaacaagattcgtgcaactgacaacaagatacgtgccactgacaacaagatacgtcccaCAAACAACAAAAAACGTGCAACGgaaaacatgatacgtgccattaaaaaacgtgccactgatagcaagatctgtgccacagaaaacaggatac atatgtgccactga